The proteins below come from a single Rosa rugosa chromosome 2, drRosRugo1.1, whole genome shotgun sequence genomic window:
- the LOC133733458 gene encoding uncharacterized protein LOC133733458, with protein MMDVVDFQRGRELLFDHHHFLNEQETPSSEMKFSGGSDYKHGWGFPEGEGKGFVGSRTTEAELVSSSESTVEDDDYIAELTRQMTHYMLQDDDKHALKTSTTSSEKNEESWGCVSWPSDSTMMWSPLGSSSGSPEGPSQEPSPPVTPGKYQASEHKSPSYAAVLCKLDKLDMNKQGSPSGSIPVAEAENPKQCVAFDQSQDSKINFTQKQGQSSKKQGSIDNGRQPKNIAHQKFKSYDQNQKKGGSSANGGLRHPPPIANLHSNPWLNNQQGPSNMRAVFLGGSGSGSRVGTPSCGTGVFLPCVIGNTSQSPKNKRGCAPVLIPAKVVQALKVHFDRVGDQPRPNPTSFPILNDSSKAGRRTSTSANRKRHLRGAATPDMNNNEMGLPQEWTY; from the exons ATGATGGATGTTGTTGACTTCCAACGCGGGAGAGAGTTACTGTTCGATCATCATCATTTTCTCAACGAGCAGGAAACTCCGTCGTCGGAGATGAAGTTTTCCGGTGGCTCCGATTACAAGCACGGGTGGGGTTTTCCTGAAGGTGAGGGGAAAGGGTTTGTTGGGTCGAGGACTACTGAAGCTGAGCTTGTTTCGTCGTCCGAGTCGACTGTAGAAGACGACGATTACATTGCTGAGTTGACTCGCCAGATGACTCACTACATGCTTCAAGACGACGACAAACACGCTCTGAAAACCAGTACTACTAGCTCCGAGAAAAACGAAGAG TCATGGGGTTGTGTCAGTTGGCCAAGTGACTCTACGATGATGTGGTCGCCGTTGGGATCGAGCAGTGGAAGCCCAGAAGGTCCATCTCAGGAGCCGTCGCCGCCGGTGACCCCAGGCAAATACCAAGCTTCGGAACATAAAAGTCCGTCGTACGCCGCCGTTTTGTGCAAGTTGGACAAGTTAGATATGAACAAACAGGGAAGCCCAAGTGGAAGTATCCCAGTAGCTGAAGCTGAAAATCCAAAGCAATGTGTAGCTTTTGATCAAAGCCAAGACTCTAAG ATTAATTTTACGCAAAAGCAAGGGCAAAGCTCAAAGAAGCAAGGCTCAATAGATAATGGTAGACAACCGAAGAATATTGCTCATCAAAAATTTAAGTCCTAcgaccaaaaccagaagaaaGGAGGGTCTTCTGCTAATGGCGGATTAAGGCATCCTCCACCTATTGCCAATTTGCACTCAAACCCGTGGCTGAACAACCAGCAAGGCCCCTCAAATATGAGGGCAGTTTTCCTTGGCGGATCGGGTTCCGGTTCCAGAGTTGGGACGCCGTCTTGTGGGACTGGTGTCTTCTTGCCCTGTGTTATTGGTAACACATCCCAATCACCCAAGAATAAAAGAG GATGTGCCCCTGTTCTTATACCCGCAAAGGTAGTACAAGCCCTGAAGGTTCACTTTGACCGAGTCGGTGACCAACCTCGACCAAACCCTACTTCTTTTCCCATATTAAACG ATTCCTCAAAGGCTGGAAGGAGGACAAGCACGTCTGCAAATAGAAAGCGCCACTTGAGAGGTGCGGCAACGCCGGACATGAACAATAATGAGATGGGTCTACCTCAAGAATGGACTTATTGA